The Enterococcus rotai genome includes a window with the following:
- a CDS encoding ABC transporter permease has protein sequence MKKKSKSALFFNNVWRYKALILMAIPAMVWMIFFFYIPVLTNVVAFKDFHISPDGFIASLKESPWVGLENFKFLFSSNDAFLITKNTVLYNVTFIVLNLVISVFFAIVMSELRNKRLVKVYQTMSLLPYFLSWVIIGYFVYAFLSPDKGIFNQWISSRGGTPINWYSEPKFWPFILVFIGTWKGIGYNSIIYFASVMGIDPTYYEAAMVDGASKWQQIKNVTIPQLLPLMTIMTILAVGNIFRADFGLFYNVPRNSGSLYQVTSVLDTYIFNGLTATGDIGMTAAAGLYQSTVGFVLLMVTNGIVRRFDNDSALF, from the coding sequence ATGAAGAAAAAGTCAAAGAGTGCGCTGTTTTTTAACAATGTTTGGCGGTATAAAGCGTTGATTTTGATGGCGATTCCGGCGATGGTTTGGATGATTTTTTTCTTTTATATTCCAGTATTGACCAATGTGGTGGCGTTTAAAGACTTCCATATTTCACCAGACGGGTTTATTGCTAGCTTAAAGGAGAGTCCGTGGGTTGGCTTAGAGAATTTCAAGTTTTTGTTTTCTTCTAATGATGCATTTCTGATTACGAAAAATACAGTGTTGTACAACGTGACCTTTATTGTTTTGAACCTTGTCATTTCTGTATTTTTTGCAATCGTGATGAGTGAACTGCGGAATAAGCGTTTGGTAAAAGTCTATCAAACGATGTCTCTATTACCTTATTTCTTATCTTGGGTTATTATAGGATATTTTGTTTATGCCTTTTTAAGCCCAGATAAAGGGATTTTTAATCAATGGATTTCAAGTCGTGGCGGCACGCCAATCAATTGGTATAGTGAACCGAAGTTTTGGCCGTTCATTTTAGTCTTTATCGGAACGTGGAAAGGGATTGGCTATAATAGTATTATTTATTTTGCTTCTGTTATGGGGATCGATCCAACGTATTATGAGGCCGCAATGGTTGATGGCGCCAGCAAATGGCAACAAATCAAGAATGTTACGATTCCGCAATTATTACCTTTGATGACGATCATGACGATTTTAGCAGTGGGAAATATTTTTAGAGCGGACTTTGGTTTGTTCTATAATGTGCCGCGTAATTCTGGTTCGTTGTACCAAGTTACGTCAGTTTTAGATACGTATATCTTTAATGGTTTGACTGCGACAGGGGACATCGGAATGACGGCAGCAGCTGGATTGTATCAGTCAACAGTTGGATTTGTTCTGTTGATGGTGACAAATGGGATCGTTCGTCGTTTTGACAATGATTCGGCATTATTCTAA
- a CDS encoding BspA family leucine-rich repeat surface protein: MKKRGWLLGLVLLFPLTSYAEEPQIPIEGTVDTLKQEVLAKPQLRTDNVGKSSLFTKEEIQKLQAFQDEYWAIRNNDVTAGKFKVAPIIGPDQYTLGEFNPNTLDNATAYVNLLRKSAGMVPVKWTKERVEIAQYGAVGVAGTRQLTHNLDQFEKPKGMTDDFWQNAVSAARYSNLGKYGFRRDDIDSVPSLPLNTVTDAYMYEPGAGNFQVGHRTVILNPYYQTVGFGFAELKIPQEKTVEFSEALYAQGDGSNTVTKDHIATWPTNQTFPLQYVGNDFRWSLHFYNEGYGFNREQLKVTLTQDNSGKTWTFTDQQSDGEYTVTSIWGYNSVIFAPKDINYQEGDSFTVKVDGLTGTKSSYQYQTKLYDLTKKYEVEQVKGTYGTAPWTWDEDTQTLTFSAGEFPETGWNNNIQRHIENHSLLKGKKIKKINFSQDVTLSSVSAFLFESLSELEEIEGTQHLKTDKVTNMSRMFSRTKLKSLDLSSWNVENVGDMNGLFRSTDSLKQVKLANWNTKNVKNMDQVFYSMQVLESLDIANWNTENVTSMNEMFAYSNSLTSLELSNWNTKNVTTMRGMFARMSALKSVGVANWDTSKVNDMAVMFNENYALEQIDVSKWDTKNVENTGSMFSDNRSLKSLDLSNWDTRNNRIMGYMFKGTKNLDTLTLGQSTRLHKTGLLEKKDAPHSGKWVHENGQKYYLSSKDLETTYDGSHAGTYTREKGELKRFGTVSWTWDEPTQTVTFKSGEFPESSWGYNIQRQVEWNAALNGKKIKKINFKQDVTLAKVSAFLFEGLSELEEIEGTQHLKTDKVTNMSRMFSLTKLKSLDLSSWNVENVVDMNGLFLSSTLLQQVKLANWNTKSVTNMAQVFSGLQALESLDIANWNTENVTSMHEMFLGSNSLTSLELSNWNTKNVTTMRNMFSRMSALKSVGVTNWDTSKVNDMAQMFHENYALEQIDVANWNTSNVKNMGGMFRDNRSLKSLDLSNWDTRNNNIMNAMFYGTDSLDTLTLNEAFRFKDTRLPEKQNRQYTGRWIHENGQHSYLNSKEFQTNYDGSTYGTYTREIVK; this comes from the coding sequence ATGAAAAAAAGAGGTTGGTTGTTAGGTTTAGTATTATTATTTCCACTAACAAGTTATGCAGAGGAGCCGCAAATTCCTATTGAAGGAACTGTTGACACCTTGAAACAAGAGGTGTTAGCTAAACCTCAGCTACGTACGGATAATGTCGGTAAATCATCTTTGTTTACAAAAGAAGAAATACAAAAGCTCCAAGCCTTTCAAGATGAGTATTGGGCAATTCGTAACAATGATGTCACTGCAGGAAAATTTAAGGTTGCACCTATCATTGGACCCGATCAATACACACTGGGAGAATTTAATCCAAATACGCTGGATAATGCTACGGCTTATGTGAATCTTCTTCGTAAATCGGCAGGAATGGTCCCAGTCAAATGGACAAAAGAGCGTGTAGAGATTGCTCAATATGGAGCTGTTGGTGTTGCTGGAACACGCCAGTTAACACACAATTTAGATCAATTTGAAAAACCTAAAGGAATGACGGATGATTTTTGGCAAAATGCTGTTTCAGCAGCACGATATAGTAATCTAGGAAAGTATGGATTTCGAAGAGATGATATCGACTCTGTACCATCCTTACCATTGAATACTGTGACAGATGCTTATATGTATGAACCCGGAGCAGGAAATTTCCAAGTAGGACATCGTACTGTTATTTTGAACCCTTATTATCAAACGGTCGGGTTTGGCTTTGCCGAATTAAAAATTCCACAAGAAAAGACAGTAGAATTCTCAGAAGCACTATATGCACAAGGCGATGGTAGTAACACCGTTACTAAGGACCATATTGCGACATGGCCTACTAACCAAACCTTTCCATTGCAGTACGTAGGGAACGACTTCCGCTGGTCTCTGCATTTTTACAACGAAGGCTATGGATTCAATCGTGAGCAGTTAAAGGTGACATTGACTCAAGATAATAGTGGAAAAACCTGGACATTCACAGATCAACAAAGTGATGGAGAATACACCGTAACCAGTATTTGGGGGTATAACTCAGTTATTTTTGCTCCGAAAGACATCAACTATCAAGAAGGTGATTCTTTCACGGTTAAGGTCGATGGTTTAACTGGAACAAAATCTAGTTACCAATATCAGACAAAGTTGTATGATTTAACTAAAAAATACGAAGTTGAGCAAGTAAAAGGAACCTACGGAACTGCACCATGGACGTGGGATGAGGATACACAAACGCTGACTTTTAGTGCAGGAGAATTTCCAGAAACTGGCTGGAATAACAATATTCAAAGACATATTGAAAACCACAGCTTATTGAAAGGCAAAAAAATCAAAAAAATCAACTTCAGCCAAGATGTGACCTTATCCAGTGTCTCAGCATTCTTATTTGAAAGTTTGTCTGAACTAGAAGAAATCGAAGGAACACAGCATCTTAAAACGGATAAAGTAACAAATATGTCACGTATGTTTAGCCGTACAAAATTGAAAAGCTTAGATCTATCTAGCTGGAATGTTGAAAATGTAGGAGATATGAACGGCCTTTTCCGGTCAACCGATTCACTAAAACAAGTTAAATTAGCCAATTGGAACACCAAAAATGTGAAAAATATGGATCAAGTATTTTATTCTATGCAGGTACTTGAGAGCTTAGATATCGCAAATTGGAATACAGAAAATGTCACGAGTATGAACGAAATGTTTGCATATTCAAATTCTTTAACATCCTTGGAACTTTCCAACTGGAATACTAAAAACGTAACCACTATGCGCGGTATGTTTGCTCGAATGTCTGCATTAAAATCTGTTGGTGTAGCAAATTGGGATACTAGCAAGGTTAACGATATGGCAGTGATGTTTAATGAAAATTATGCGTTAGAACAAATAGATGTTTCCAAATGGGATACTAAAAATGTGGAAAATACGGGCAGTATGTTTAGTGATAATCGTTCATTAAAGAGTTTGGATCTGTCCAATTGGGATACTCGCAACAATAGGATTATGGGTTACATGTTCAAAGGGACAAAAAATTTAGATACCTTGACACTAGGTCAGTCAACTCGGCTTCATAAAACAGGGTTACTGGAAAAGAAAGATGCCCCTCATTCTGGTAAATGGGTTCATGAAAATGGACAAAAATATTATTTGAGCTCTAAAGACTTGGAAACAACCTATGATGGTAGTCATGCTGGAACATACACACGGGAAAAAGGCGAGTTAAAACGCTTTGGTACAGTTTCTTGGACATGGGATGAACCAACTCAAACCGTTACATTTAAATCTGGCGAATTTCCAGAATCTAGCTGGGGCTATAACATCCAGCGACAAGTAGAATGGAACGCTGCTTTGAACGGCAAAAAAATTAAAAAAATCAACTTCAAACAAGATGTGACCTTAGCTAAGGTCTCAGCCTTTTTATTTGAAGGTTTGTCTGAACTAGAAGAAATCGAAGGAACACAGCATCTTAAAACGGATAAAGTAACAAACATGTCACGTATGTTTAGCCTTACAAAATTGAAAAGCTTAGATCTATCTAGCTGGAACGTTGAAAATGTAGTGGATATGAATGGGCTTTTCCTTTCATCCACATTACTACAACAAGTCAAATTAGCGAATTGGAACACCAAAAGTGTAACCAATATGGCGCAAGTATTTTCTGGTCTGCAAGCACTTGAAAGCTTAGATATCGCAAATTGGAATACAGAAAATGTCACAAGTATGCACGAAATGTTTTTAGGTTCAAATTCTTTAACCTCATTGGAGCTTTCCAACTGGAATACTAAAAATGTGACCACTATGCGCAATATGTTTTCTCGAATGTCCGCATTAAAATCTGTTGGTGTAACAAATTGGGATACTAGCAAAGTGAATGACATGGCTCAGATGTTCCATGAAAATTATGCTTTGGAGCAAATAGATGTTGCTAACTGGAATACTAGTAATGTAAAAAATATGGGCGGCATGTTTAGAGACAATCGTTCATTAAAGAGTTTGGATCTATCAAATTGGGACACGCGCAACAATAATATTATGAACGCTATGTTTTATGGCACCGACTCACTAGATACATTAACGCTAAATGAAGCATTTCGTTTCAAAGATACTCGTCTACCCGAAAAACAAAACCGGCAATATACAGGACGCTGGATTCACGAAAATGGGCAGCATAGCTATCTAAATTCGAAAGAGTTTCAAACAAACTATGATGGCTCTACTTATGGAACTTATACACGCGAAATCGTTAAGTAA
- a CDS encoding class I SAM-dependent methyltransferase, translated as MNNHYYTENPDLPHDLEQWSFELRGKKFQFLTDSGVFSRNTVDFGSRVLIDAFEWENLPEGKLLDVGCGYGPIGLTLASLSGRTVEMIDVNQRAVALAQENAKKNHVENVDIHTSNIYADTHEQQYAAIISNPPIRAGKKVVHEILSEAYPRLLVDGTLTVVIQKKQGAPSAEKKMTEVFGNVEIVTKDKGYYILKSVKEA; from the coding sequence ATGAATAATCATTATTATACAGAAAATCCAGATTTGCCTCATGATTTAGAGCAGTGGTCGTTTGAATTAAGAGGGAAGAAGTTTCAGTTTTTAACCGATAGTGGTGTGTTTTCCCGTAATACAGTGGACTTTGGTTCCCGTGTGTTGATCGATGCTTTTGAGTGGGAAAATCTTCCAGAAGGCAAGTTGCTAGATGTCGGTTGCGGTTACGGCCCAATTGGCTTAACATTGGCTTCGTTAAGTGGCAGAACGGTAGAAATGATCGATGTTAATCAGCGAGCGGTGGCTTTAGCGCAAGAAAATGCGAAGAAAAATCATGTTGAAAATGTCGATATCCACACATCAAATATCTACGCTGATACCCATGAACAGCAATACGCTGCAATCATTAGCAATCCGCCGATTCGAGCGGGGAAAAAAGTGGTGCATGAAATTTTAAGTGAAGCGTATCCTAGACTACTTGTCGATGGAACATTAACTGTCGTGATCCAAAAGAAACAAGGTGCGCCAAGTGCTGAGAAAAAAATGACTGAAGTCTTTGGCAATGTGGAAATCGTGACAAAAGACAAAGGCTACTATATTTTGAAAAGCGTAAAAGAAGCATGA
- a CDS encoding GDSL-type esterase/lipase family protein, with protein MKKIVLFGDSITAGYGEEVITPILQNLITEDLAAQHYEEVMIVNAGMPGDTTQDAMKRLEKEVLVEKADIVTIFFGANDTNSDNLVPLEKYAENIEAMIAKIGKEKVILLTPPYVDCARKPTRDDDRIREYVERVKVIGARYEIPVIDVYKAMVVYPGTDEFLQADGLHFSRTGYDLLAALIVREIKGRLMTKENS; from the coding sequence ATGAAAAAAATTGTTTTATTTGGAGATAGTATCACAGCAGGATATGGCGAAGAAGTCATCACGCCGATTTTACAAAATCTGATCACAGAAGATCTGGCGGCTCAACATTATGAAGAAGTGATGATCGTAAATGCTGGGATGCCAGGAGATACCACGCAAGACGCAATGAAACGTTTAGAAAAAGAAGTCTTAGTAGAAAAAGCTGATATCGTAACGATCTTTTTCGGGGCGAATGACACGAATAGTGACAATCTAGTGCCTTTAGAAAAATATGCAGAAAACATCGAAGCAATGATCGCTAAAATTGGCAAAGAAAAAGTCATTTTACTCACACCGCCCTATGTAGATTGTGCTAGAAAACCAACGCGAGATGATGACCGGATTCGTGAATATGTAGAACGAGTAAAAGTAATCGGGGCGAGATACGAAATTCCTGTCATCGATGTATATAAAGCAATGGTGGTTTACCCTGGCACAGATGAATTTTTACAAGCAGATGGACTACATTTTTCTAGAACGGGTTATGACTTACTCGCTGCCTTGATTGTTCGAGAAATAAAAGGTAGACTGATGACAAAAGAAAATAGTTAG
- a CDS encoding YiiX/YebB-like N1pC/P60 family cysteine hydrolase: MKKRNWLFVGTVILSTHIFSATQVLAVEDSEISTTSEVNNLNDLNSIFPESEQWEEDMKNEANNAPVEIDPKAVGRARAGSWSWRDGVICITDSYASSPLFNNGHAGIMGASRWYTTVEANPNDGVQFKSGDWPSRFGGQVWQVGVKSTSVAQDKKAALWAEKQVGKKYNNNFLNRGTRSTFYCSQLVWAAYKDTANVDLDTWRYASAVHPFELHQTDKTTLIYRKK, encoded by the coding sequence ATGAAAAAAAGAAATTGGTTATTTGTTGGTACCGTTATACTTTCTACACACATTTTTTCTGCTACACAAGTCCTTGCAGTTGAAGATTCTGAAATCAGTACAACTTCAGAAGTGAATAATTTAAATGATTTGAATTCGATTTTTCCAGAAAGCGAACAATGGGAAGAGGATATGAAAAATGAAGCAAATAACGCTCCAGTTGAAATAGATCCAAAGGCTGTTGGACGCGCTAGAGCAGGATCATGGTCATGGCGCGACGGTGTCATTTGTATAACAGATTCATATGCTTCTAGTCCCCTTTTTAATAACGGTCATGCGGGAATCATGGGTGCTAGTCGCTGGTATACAACAGTTGAAGCCAACCCTAATGACGGAGTACAATTTAAAAGCGGTGATTGGCCTTCTCGTTTCGGCGGTCAAGTATGGCAAGTTGGCGTAAAAAGTACATCAGTTGCACAAGATAAAAAAGCTGCCTTATGGGCAGAAAAACAGGTTGGAAAAAAATACAATAACAATTTTTTGAATAGAGGTACCAGAAGTACTTTCTATTGCTCTCAGCTAGTTTGGGCAGCATATAAAGACACAGCTAACGTTGACTTAGACACATGGCGCTATGCATCTGCTGTACATCCGTTTGAACTTCACCAAACAGACAAAACAACTTTGATTTATAGGAAGAAATA